Proteins encoded in a region of the Pelmatolapia mariae isolate MD_Pm_ZW linkage group LG16_19, Pm_UMD_F_2, whole genome shotgun sequence genome:
- the LOC134644638 gene encoding B2 bradykinin receptor-like yields MSGNQSNTSEDHCPTIVGSNNLIFTIAPAYVISVLGFIINVFVLMVFCLHKKACAVTEIYLSNLTGTQLLLVCGLPFWTDNERANYDWPFSESLCKLVTAVMRMNEFCNIYFLVLASLDSYVALVHPLFHELMSRPFNAKLGCLFVWSFGLVFTFPNFIYSKLIFNPQSNLTHCLLAFTSLDQYLLYDVRVIIFNFIIPVIIILFCAVRIIQTLRKRRMEGLKPERTEQKTPTLILAVLLAFLICWVPFHVAKLLQVLRYTRILKCHTIVVAIQEFSVYLIFFSCVLNPILYVIIGKSFRNRTKEFFKQ; encoded by the coding sequence ATGTCTGGAAACCAAAGCAACACAAGTGAAGACCATTGTCCCACCATTGTTGGCAGCAATAACTTGATCTTCACTATTGCTCCAGCTTATGTCATCAGCGTGCTTGGATTCATCAttaatgtgtttgtgctgatggtTTTCTGCCTCCACAAGAAGGCCTGCGCTGTGACTGAGATCTACTTGAGCAACCTGACTGGAACTCAGCTTCTTCTAGTGTGCGGTTTGCCCTTCTGGACTGATAATGAAAGAGCCAACTATGACTGGCCTTTTAGTGAAAGCCTGTGCAAGCTGGTAACAGCTGTTATGAGAATGAATGAATTTTGCAATATCTACTTTCTTGTTCTGGCTAGCTTAGATTCTTATGTGGCACTGGTGCACCCGCTTTTCCATGAGTTGATGAGTAGGCCATTTAATGCCAAACTGGGatgtctgtttgtgtggagttttGGTTTGGTCTTTACTTTCCCCAATTTCATCTACAGTAAGTTAATATTCAACCCTCAGTCAAATCTTACTCACTGTTTACTTGCCTTCACTTCACTAGATCAATATCTGCTGTATGATGTGAGAGTCATAATATTCAACTTTATCATCCCTGTTATCATTATTTTGTTCTGCGCTGTCAGAATTATTCAAACTCTGAGAAAGAGGCGAATGGAGGGTTTAAAACCTGAGAGAACAGAGCAGAAGACCCCCactctcatcctggcagttctACTGGCATTCCTGATCTGCTGGGTGCCATTCCACGTGGCAAAGTTACTACAAGTTCTCCGATACACTCGCATTCTGAAATGTCACACCATAGTGGTAGCAATCCAAGAGTTCTCTGTTTACTTAATCTTCTTCAGCTGTGTCCTTAACCCCATTCTCTACGTCATTATTGGGAAAAGCTTCCGGAACAGGACAAAGGAATTCTTCAAGCAGTGA